One segment of Panicum virgatum strain AP13 chromosome 3K, P.virgatum_v5, whole genome shotgun sequence DNA contains the following:
- the LOC120699247 gene encoding DNA-(apurinic or apyrimidinic site) endonuclease-like isoform X1, with the protein MKRFFQPVPKDGSPAKKRPTGATDSGNAPAAAGAGGEEGSPGEEPRKFLTWNANSLLLRMKSDWPAFSQFVACLDPDVICIQEVRMPAAGLKGAPKNPSELKDDTSSSRDEKQIVLRALSSSPFKDYRVWWSLSDSKYAGTAMFIKKKFEPKKVSFNLDRTSSKHEMDGRVIIVEFESFFVLNTYAPNNGWKEEEKSFQRRRKWDKRMLEFVQHVDKPLIWCGDLNVSHEEIDVSHPDFFISAKLNGYTPPNKEDCGQPGFTLAERHRFCNILSQGKLIDAYRHLHKEKDMDSGFSWSGHPIGKYRGKRMRIDYFIVSEQLKDRIISCEMHGRGIELEGFYGSDHCPVSLELSKAATEAPEPPRPSS; encoded by the exons aTGAAGCGCTTCTTCCAGCCCGTGCCCAAGGACGGCTCCCCGGCTAAGAAGAGGCCCACAGGCGCTACCGACTCAGGCAatgcccccgccgcggccggcgccggcggggaggaggggagccCCGGCGAGGAGCCGCGCAAGTTCCTGACGTGGAACGCCAACAGCCTGCTCCTTCGGATGAAGAGCGACTGGCCCGCTTTCTCTCAGTTCGTCGCTTGCCTCGATCCCGACGTCATCTGCATCCAG GAGGTACGGATGCCGGCGGCTGGTTTAAAAGGGGCACCTAAAAATCCTAGCGAACTAAAAGATGACACAAGCTCGTCACGGGACGAAAAGCAG ATAGTTTTGCGTGCTTTGTCGAGTTCCCCTTTCAAAGACTACCGTGTCTGGTGGTCTCTTTCAGATTCAAAATATGCAGGAACAGCTATGTTTATAAAGAAAAAGTTTGAACCTAAGAAGGTGTCTTTTAACCTCGATAGAACGT CTTCCAAGCATGAAATGGATGGGCGTGTTATAATTGTGGAATTTGAATCATTTTTCGTACTAAACACTTATGCTCCAAACAATGGatggaaggaggaagaaaaatcaTTTCAAAGGAGACGTAAGTGGGACAAGAGAATGCTAGAATTTGTTCAACATGTAGACAAACCCTTAATCTGGTGTGGCGACTTGAACGTCAG CCATGAAGAAATCGATGTCAGCCATCCTGATTTTTTTATCAGTGCTAAGCTGAATGGATATACCCCGCCAAATAAAGAG GACTGTGGACAGCCAGGATTCACCCTAGCAGAGAGGCATCGATTTTGCAACATATTGTCCCA AGGAAAGCTGATAGATGCTTATAGACACCTGCATAAAGAAAAAGATATGGACAGTGGCTTCTCCTGGTCCGGTCATCCAATTGGCAA GTACCGAGGAAAGAGAATGAGGATTGACTATTTCATTGTTTCAGAACAATTGAAGGACAGAATAATTTCATGTGAAATGCATGGCCGTGGAATTGAATTAGAAG GATTCTATGGAAGTGACCACTGCCCTGTTTCCCTTGAGCTCTCCAAAGCAGCAACGGAAGCGCCAGAACCCCCCAGGCCATCCAGCTAA
- the LOC120699247 gene encoding DNA-(apurinic or apyrimidinic site) endonuclease-like isoform X2 — MKRFFQPVPKDGSPAKKRPTGATDSGNAPAAAGAGGEEGSPGEEPRKFLTWNANSLLLRMKSDWPAFSQFVACLDPDVICIQEVRMPAAGLKGAPKNPSELKDDTSSSRDEKQIVLRALSSSPFKDYRVWWSLSDSKYAGTAMFIKKKFEPKKVSFNLDRTSSKHEMDGRVIIVEFESFFVLNTYAPNNGWKEEEKSFQRRRKWDKRMLEFVQHVDKPLIWCGDLNVSHEEIDVSHPDFFISAKLNGYTPPNKEDCGQPGFTLAERHRFCNILSQGKLIDAYRHLHKEKDMDSGFSWSGHPIGKYRGKRMRIDYFIVSEQLKDRIISCEMHGRGIELEGQKLKWILWK, encoded by the exons aTGAAGCGCTTCTTCCAGCCCGTGCCCAAGGACGGCTCCCCGGCTAAGAAGAGGCCCACAGGCGCTACCGACTCAGGCAatgcccccgccgcggccggcgccggcggggaggaggggagccCCGGCGAGGAGCCGCGCAAGTTCCTGACGTGGAACGCCAACAGCCTGCTCCTTCGGATGAAGAGCGACTGGCCCGCTTTCTCTCAGTTCGTCGCTTGCCTCGATCCCGACGTCATCTGCATCCAG GAGGTACGGATGCCGGCGGCTGGTTTAAAAGGGGCACCTAAAAATCCTAGCGAACTAAAAGATGACACAAGCTCGTCACGGGACGAAAAGCAG ATAGTTTTGCGTGCTTTGTCGAGTTCCCCTTTCAAAGACTACCGTGTCTGGTGGTCTCTTTCAGATTCAAAATATGCAGGAACAGCTATGTTTATAAAGAAAAAGTTTGAACCTAAGAAGGTGTCTTTTAACCTCGATAGAACGT CTTCCAAGCATGAAATGGATGGGCGTGTTATAATTGTGGAATTTGAATCATTTTTCGTACTAAACACTTATGCTCCAAACAATGGatggaaggaggaagaaaaatcaTTTCAAAGGAGACGTAAGTGGGACAAGAGAATGCTAGAATTTGTTCAACATGTAGACAAACCCTTAATCTGGTGTGGCGACTTGAACGTCAG CCATGAAGAAATCGATGTCAGCCATCCTGATTTTTTTATCAGTGCTAAGCTGAATGGATATACCCCGCCAAATAAAGAG GACTGTGGACAGCCAGGATTCACCCTAGCAGAGAGGCATCGATTTTGCAACATATTGTCCCA AGGAAAGCTGATAGATGCTTATAGACACCTGCATAAAGAAAAAGATATGGACAGTGGCTTCTCCTGGTCCGGTCATCCAATTGGCAA GTACCGAGGAAAGAGAATGAGGATTGACTATTTCATTGTTTCAGAACAATTGAAGGACAGAATAATTTCATGTGAAATGCATGGCCGTGGAATTGAATTAGAAGGTCAGAAGTTAAAATG GATTCTATGGAAGTGA
- the LOC120699247 gene encoding DNA-(apurinic or apyrimidinic site) endonuclease-like isoform X3 gives MKRFFQPVPKDGSPAKKRPTGATDSGNAPAAAGAGGEEGSPGEEPRKFLTWNANSLLLRMKSDWPAFSQFVACLDPDVICIQEVRMPAAGLKGAPKNPSELKDDTSSSRDEKQIVLRALSSSPFKDYRVWWSLSDSKYAGTAMFIKKKFEPKKVSFNLDRTSSKHEMDGRVIIVEFESFFVLNTYAPNNGWKEEEKSFQRRRKWDKRMLEFVQHVDKPLIWCGDLNVSHEEIDVSHPDFFISAKLNGYTPPNKEDCGQPGFTLAERHRFCNILSQGKLIDAYRHLHKEKDMDSGFSWSGHPIGKTIEGQNNFM, from the exons aTGAAGCGCTTCTTCCAGCCCGTGCCCAAGGACGGCTCCCCGGCTAAGAAGAGGCCCACAGGCGCTACCGACTCAGGCAatgcccccgccgcggccggcgccggcggggaggaggggagccCCGGCGAGGAGCCGCGCAAGTTCCTGACGTGGAACGCCAACAGCCTGCTCCTTCGGATGAAGAGCGACTGGCCCGCTTTCTCTCAGTTCGTCGCTTGCCTCGATCCCGACGTCATCTGCATCCAG GAGGTACGGATGCCGGCGGCTGGTTTAAAAGGGGCACCTAAAAATCCTAGCGAACTAAAAGATGACACAAGCTCGTCACGGGACGAAAAGCAG ATAGTTTTGCGTGCTTTGTCGAGTTCCCCTTTCAAAGACTACCGTGTCTGGTGGTCTCTTTCAGATTCAAAATATGCAGGAACAGCTATGTTTATAAAGAAAAAGTTTGAACCTAAGAAGGTGTCTTTTAACCTCGATAGAACGT CTTCCAAGCATGAAATGGATGGGCGTGTTATAATTGTGGAATTTGAATCATTTTTCGTACTAAACACTTATGCTCCAAACAATGGatggaaggaggaagaaaaatcaTTTCAAAGGAGACGTAAGTGGGACAAGAGAATGCTAGAATTTGTTCAACATGTAGACAAACCCTTAATCTGGTGTGGCGACTTGAACGTCAG CCATGAAGAAATCGATGTCAGCCATCCTGATTTTTTTATCAGTGCTAAGCTGAATGGATATACCCCGCCAAATAAAGAG GACTGTGGACAGCCAGGATTCACCCTAGCAGAGAGGCATCGATTTTGCAACATATTGTCCCA AGGAAAGCTGATAGATGCTTATAGACACCTGCATAAAGAAAAAGATATGGACAGTGGCTTCTCCTGGTCCGGTCATCCAATTGGCAA AACAATTGAAGGACAGAATAATTTCATGTGA